The sequence AGCTGTTCGTCCGACAACTAAATTACCATTAGATGTTCATTTGATGATTGTAGACCCTGACCGTTACATTGGAGACTTTGCGCGAGCAGGTGCCGATATCATTACAGTACATGTGGAAGCTTGTCCTCATGTCCACCGTACGATTCAGTTAATTCATAGTTTTGGCGTTAAGGCAGGGGTTGTTTTGAATCCAGGTACATCGCTGGATGCTTTGAAATACGTGATTAACGATGTTGACATGGTTTTAATTATGACAGTTAATCCTGGATTCGGAGGCCAATCCTTCATTGAGGATATGATACCTAAAATGAAAGAACTTCGCCAGATGATAGATGCAACAGGCAGAGACATTGAGATAGAAGTTGATGGTGGAATAAATGAAACCACTGCTAAACTTTGTGCAGATGCCGGTGTTAACGTCTTTGTAGCAGGTTCATATATTTATAATAAAGAAAATCGTAAAGCAGCAATTGAAACACTGAAAAAAGCAATTAATTAAGAGGGGGTCTTCTAGTGAGAATCTGTTTATTACTTGGTGGTCCAATGAGTAACGTGCCTGACTTGACTCCTTATAAAGACGATTATTGGGTGGGGATTGATCGAGGTGCTTTCCGTTTATTAGAAATGGGGATTACATCTAAAGCCGCTATGGGCGATTTTGACTCATTGTCTTCGAAAGAATTAGCATTTGTTAGAGATAATGTTGTTTTTGTAGAACAATATCCGGCTGAAAAAGATGAAACGGATGCGATGCTAGGTATTACTTATGCATTAAAT comes from Brochothrix thermosphacta DSM 20171 = FSL F6-1036 and encodes:
- the rpe gene encoding ribulose-phosphate 3-epimerase, producing MKKIAPSILSADFSKLGEEIAAVEQGGADYIHIDVMDGQFVPNITFGPNIVEAVRPTTKLPLDVHLMIVDPDRYIGDFARAGADIITVHVEACPHVHRTIQLIHSFGVKAGVVLNPGTSLDALKYVINDVDMVLIMTVNPGFGGQSFIEDMIPKMKELRQMIDATGRDIEIEVDGGINETTAKLCADAGVNVFVAGSYIYNKENRKAAIETLKKAIN